A stretch of DNA from Rathayibacter sp. VKM Ac-2762:
GCACGTGGTCGTCTACACCTGGAACTTCGCGCCGACGCTCATCGCGGATGCCCTCGAGCAGGGCGTCCACGGCTACCTCTCCAAGACCCTGCCGGCGCGGGAGCTGGTGGCCGCGCTCGAGCGGGTGGCGGCGGGCGAGGTCGTCGTCAGCGATCCTCCGCGGCGGGCGGGCAGCGCACCGGGCCTCGACTGGCCGGGCCGCCACGAGGGCATCACCGACCGGGAGTCGGAGATCCTCGCGCTCATCACGCAGGGCAAGAGCAACGCCGACGTCGCCGCGCTCACCTACCTCAGCCCCAACACGGTGAAGTCCTACATCCGCAGCGTCTACGGCAAGATCGGCGCGACCAGCCGCACGCAGGCCGTCCTCTGGGGCGTCGACCACGGCTTCACCCCCGACCACCACCGCATCGACCACTGGCTCGGCGGCCCCTGACCCGCGCCCGCGGGACGCCGCTCCGGTACGCGACCCGCCGACGAACCCGCACCCGGGAGGCGTCTCGCAGGAGGGGGCGGGGGCGCACGCACCGCTACGGTGTGGCCATGCCCCTCGACCGCGCGCCGACCATCCGCGACGTCGCGGTGCGGGCCGGAGTGTCGTACCAGACGGTCTCGCGGGTGCTCAACGACAGCCCGCAGCTGCGGCCGCGCACCCGGGAGCGCGTGCTCGCCGCGATCGAGGACCTCGGCTTCCGCCCCAGCGCCGCCGCCCGCGCCCTGGCGACGAGCCGCTCCGGCCTGATCGGGATCCTCGCCGCCGAGAGCCACAGCTTCTACGGCACCGCCACCGCGATGGCCGCGATCGAGCAGGCGGCGCGCGACGCGGGCTACCGGGTCCCGGTCGTGAACGCGGCGCCGGACGCGGAGTCGCTGGCCGACGGTCTCGCCCACCTGCAGCGGGAGTCGGTGGAGGCGATCGTGGTCCTCGCCCCGCAGGAGCGCGCGCTGGAGGCGATCGAGAGCCTCGCGATCGGCGTCCCGTCGGTGACGCTCGGCGCGACGGACCGCGGCGCCGACTCCCTGCTCCTCGTCGACCAGGCGGCCGGAGCGCGACTGGCGACCGAGCACCTCGTCGGCCTCGGCCACACCCGCATCGCGCACCTCGCCGGTCCGCAGCACTGGGTGGAGGCGCAGGCGCGGCTCGAGGGCTTCGGCGCCGGGATGAGCGCGGCCGGCCTCGACCCCGTCGCCGTCGTGGAGGGCGACTGGAGCGCCGAGTCCGGCTACCGCGCCGGCCTCCGCCTCCTCGGAGCCGCGCTTCTGCCGACCGCGGTGTTCGCCGGCAACGACCAGATGGCCCTCGGACTCCTGCACGCCTGCACCGAGCGGGGACTGCGCGTGCCCGAGGACCTCAGCGTCGTCGGCTTCGACGACGTCCCCGAGGCGGCGCACTACCAGCCGCCGCTGACCACCATCCGCCAGGACTTCGCGGAGGTCGGCCGCCGCACGATCGGCGTCGTGCTCGCGGAGCTGCGAGGCGAGGAGCCCGCCGTCGACCGCCCGGTGCCGCCGGTGCTGGTGGAGCGGGCGTCGACGGCTCAGGCCTGAGCAGCACCGGCCCCCGCCTCACCCCGCGTGCGGCAGCAGCACCTCCACGCGCCCCTCGCGCACCCGCGTCTCGAACCGCGGCTGCGGCGAGGTGGCCGGCCCCCGCAGCACCTCGCCGGTCTCGAGCGAGAAGGCGCTGCCGTGCCACGGGCACGCGACGCACGCCTCCCCCGAGCCGTCCGCCGAGACCTCGCCCTCGTCGAGCGGGCCGGAGAGGTGGCTGCAGACGTTCGAGAGCACGTCGATCCGCTCGCCCCGCCGGAAGGCGAGCAGGGGGAGGCCCGCGACCTCCCTCCTCACCGGCGTGCGCTCGGGCAGGTCCGCCAGGGCGCCGAGCTCCTGCCAGCCCGAGGGGAAGCGGTGCGGCACGTCCTCCGCGTGGTTCGCCCCCGCCGCCTGCCGGTAGCTGAGGTGGCCGCCCAGGTAGCCGCCTCCCGAGACGACGGCGAGCCCGAGCATCCCGAGCACCTTCCCGCTCGTGGTGCGCCCGCGGCGGCGCTGCACCCACGACGCGGCGTAGAGGCCCGTCGCGACCACGTTGGCCGCCGAGTGCACCAGCCCGACGCGGGTCTGCTGCTCGTGCAGCTCCGACCAGTCGGTGAAGCCGGAGGCGGCGGTCGGCAGGACGCTGATCACGCCGACGCCGACGAGGGTCCTCGCCGCGCGCTGGTTCCCCGGCAGCAGGTCGAGCACCGCCGCCGACACCCAGGCGCCGGTGGGCACGAGGACGAGCAGCGGATGGACGGGGTGGCCGACCGGGACGCCGTGCAGCACGTCCCGCACCGGCTGCGGCCGGACCACCGCGTTCACGGCCCGCTTCACCCGGCCGACGAGCGGATCGAGGGCGGCGGCGTTCTCGAGGCGGGTGACGAGTCTGACGAGTCTGATCTCACGCATGCCTCATGCGACCAAGCGGGCGGCCCCGGCGGAAGGGGCTTGCGGCGGAGGAGGAGCAGTCGGACCCCGTCGGCGGGCCCCTCGCTTGCCGACCCCGAGCCGTTTCGCCTACGCTGACCCGGGGCTTTGTGAACGGTCACATCGCCCGAGCGAGGAGCATGATGGACCAGCGCAGGCCCACCCCCGCCGACGTGATCACGAGCGGCGCCACCGCCCTCGGCATCGAGCTCGGCTCCACCCGGATCAAGGCGTGCCTGGTCGACGCGGCCGACCCGTCCGTGGTCCTCGCCGTCGGCAGCCACGAGTGGGAGAACCAGTTCGTCGACCGCCGCTGGACCTACTCCCTCGACGCCGTCCACGCGGGGCTCCAGGCCGCCTACGCGGACCTCGTCGCCGACGCCTCCTCGCGCCACGGCGTGCAGCTCTCCTCCGTCGGGGCGCTCGGCGTCTCGGCGATGATGCACGGCTACCTCCCCTTCGATGCGGACGGCGGGCTGCTCGTCCCCTTCCGCACCTGGCGCAACACCAGCACCGGGCCCGCGTCGGCCGAGCTCACCGAGCTGTTCGGCGCCAACATCCCGCTGCGCTGGTCGCTCGCGCACCTGCACCAGGCGGTCCTCGACTCCGAGCCGCACGTCGAGCGGATCGACTTCCTCACCACCCTCGCCGGCTACGTGCACTGGCGCCTCACCGGCGAGAAGGTCCTCGGAGTCGGCGACGCCTCCGGCATGGTCCCGACCGACCCGGCGACCCGCGACTACGACCAGCGTGTCGTCGACCTCTACGACGAGCGCGCGGCCGGCGCCGTGAAGCCGCTGCGCGAGCTGCTGCCCGCCGTGCTCCCCGCGGGCGCCGACGCCGGCTCGCTCACCGCCGAGGGCGCGCTCCTGCTCGACCCCACCGGCTCCCTCCGGCCCGGCGCCCCCGCCTGCCCGCCCGAGGGCGACGCCGGCACCGGCATGGTGGCGACCAACTCCGTCGCCCCGCGCACCGGCAACGTCAGCGCCGGCACCAGCATCTTCGCCATGGTCGTCCTCGAGGGCCCCTTGGAGAGCGTGCACCACGAGCTCGACCTCGTCGCGACCCCCGCCGGCGACCTCGTCGCGATGGTCCACTGCAACAACGGAGCCAGCGAGCTCGCCGGCTGGGTCGGCCTGTTCTCGCGATTCGCCGCCGCATCCGGCGGACCCTCCGACAGCGACGCCGTCTACGGCACCCTCTTCGCCGAGGCGCTCGAGGGCGAGGCGGACGCGGGCGGACTGCTCGCCTACAACCACCTCGCGGGCGAGCCGATCGCCGGCCTGGTCGAGGGCCGCCCGCTCGTCATGCGCACCCCCGACTCGCGCCTCACGCTCGCCAACTTCATGCGCGCGCAGCTCTACGGCGTGTTCGGCACGCTGGCTCTGGGCATGCGCGTCCTCGCGGGCGAGGGCGTCCGGATCGACGAGATGTTCGCGCACGGAGGCATGTTCCGCACCGCCGGTGTCGCCCAGCGCTTCCTCGCCGGCGCGCTCGACGCCCCCGTCTCGGTCGCCGCGACCGCCTCCGAGGGCGGCCCGTGGGGCATGGCGGTGCTCGCCGCCTACCGCCTGCAGAGCGGAGTCGCGCTCGACGCGTACCTCACCGATCAGGTCTTCGGCGACTCCGGCTTCGAGACCGTCGCCCCCGACGCGGACGACGTCGCCGGCTTCTCCGCCTACCTCGAGCGCTACCGCGCCGGCCTCGCCGTCGAGCAGACCGCCGTCGAGACCCTCACCGACCCGCAGAACCAGGGAGCCACCGCATGACCACCCAGACCCCCGCCGTCGAGGAGGCGATCGCCCGCGTCCGCGAGGACGTCGCGCGGCTGCACTCCGAGCTCGTCCGCTACGGCCTCGTCATCTGGACCGGCGGCAACATCTCGGGCCGCGTGCCCGGTGCCGACCTCTTCGTGATCAAGCCCAGCGGCGTCTCCTACGACGACCTCGCGCCCGAGAACATGATCCTCTGCGACCTCGACGGGAACGTCGTCCCCGGCACCCCCGGCAGCGACCGCAGCCCCTCCAGCGACACCGCGGCGCACGCCTACGTGTACCGCGAGATGCCCGAGGTCGGCGGAGTCGTGCACACGCACTCCACCTACGCGACCGCGTGGGCGGCCCGCGCCGAGTCGATCCCCTGCGTCATCACCGCGATGGCCGACGAGTTCGGCGGGGAGATCCCCATCGGCCCGTTCGCGATCATCGGCGACGACTCCATCGGCCGCGGCATCGTCGCGACCCTCAGCGGGCACCGCTCGCGGGCGGTCCTGATGCAGAACCACGGCGTCTTCACCATCGGCAAGGACGCGAAGGACGCCGTCAAGGCGGCCGTCATGGCCGAGGACGTCGCCCGCACCGTGCACCTCGCGCGCCAGGGCGGCGAGCTCGTCCCCATCCCGCAGGAGTCGATCGACGCCCTGTTCGACCGCTACCAGAACGTCTACGGACAGAACCCCACCGGAGCCATCGCATGAGCGTGTACCAGAGCATCATCCCCGACCTCGCCACCCGCACCGTCTGGTTCCTGACCGGCAGCCAGGACCTCTACGGCGAGGACACCCTCCGCCAGGTCGCCGAGCAGTCGCAGGCCGTCGTCGCGCAGCTGAACGAGGCGGGCGCGATCCCCGTGACCGTCGAGTGGAAGCCGGTGCTGAAGAGCTCCGATGCCATCCGCCGCACCATGATCGAGGCGAACTCCGACGACTCCGTCGTGGGCGTCATCACCTGGATGCACACCTTCAGCCCCTCGAAGATGTGGATCCACGGCTTCGACGCGCTCGCCAAGCCGCTGCTGCACTTCCACACCCAGGCGAACGTCGCCCTGCCGTGGCAGGACATCGACTTCGACTTCATGAACCTCAACCAGGCCGCGCACGGCGACCGCGAGCACGGCTACATCCTCAGCCGGATGAGTGTGCCCCGGAAGACCGTCGTCGGCCACGCGAGCGACGCCCGCGTCACCGAGGCCATCGGCACCTGGTCGCGCGCGGCCGCCGGCTGGTCCGCCTCGCAGAGCATGAAGGTCGCCCGCTTCGGCGACAACATGCGCAACGTCGCCGTCACCGAGGGCGACAAGACCGAGGCCGAGATCCGCCTCGGCGTCAGCGTCAACACCTGGGGCGTGAACGAGCTCGTCGAGCGCGTCGACGCCGCCACCTCCGCGCAGATCGACGCCCTCGTCGCCGAGTACCTCGAGAGCTGCGACGTGGTCCCCGAGCTGCTCCCCGGCGGCGAGCGCCACGAGTCGCTCCGCTACGGCGCCGCGGTCGAGATCGGCCTGCGCTCGTTCCTGGAGGAGGGCGGCTTCGAGGCGTTCACCGACAGCTTCGAGGACCTCGGCGGGCTCCGCCAGCTCCCCGGACTCGCCGTGCAGCGCCTCATGGCCGACGGCTACGGCTTCGGCGGCGAGGGCGACTGGAAGACGGCCGTCCTCATCCGCATCGCCGCCGTCATGGGCGCCGGCCTCCCCGGCGGCACCAGCCTGATGGAGGACTACACCTACGACATGACGCCCGGCGAGGAGCTCATCCTCGGCGCGCACATGCTCGAGGTGTCGCCGTCCCTGTCGTCGAAGCGCGCCTCGCTCGAGATCCACCCGCTGGGCATCGGCGGCCGCGAGGACCCGGTGCGCCTGGTCTTCACCGCCGACGCCGGCCCGGCCGTGGTGGTCGCCCTGAGCGACGTCCGCGAGCGCTTCCGCCTGGTCGCGAACAAGGTCCGGAACGTCGAGCCGCCCCAGACGCTCCCGCACCTGCCCGTCGGCCGCGCCGTCTGGCAGCCCGCTCCGGACTTCGGCACCAGCGCCGCCGCCTGGATCACCGCCGGTGCCGCGCACCACACGGTGATGACGACGCAGATCGGCCTGGAGGCGTGGGAGGACTTCGCCCGCATCGCCGGCGTCGAGCTCCTCGTGATCGACGAGTCGACCACCCTCCGCGGCTTCGAGTCCGACATCCGCTCGAACGCGGCGTACTACCGCCTCTCCCAGGGCCTGTAGATCCTGCGAGGCCGGACGGCCGGCTCCCTGCGGGGGGCCGGCCGTCCGTCGTTCCCGGCACGCCGCCGGGTCGGGGCGGGGGCCCGCCGCCGAGACCGGCCTGGATTGCGTCAGCGATCGAGGGCGGATCGCCCTCTCCGGCCCGTTCGGCGCCCGCTGCAGCGTCCCGGCCCCGGTTGCGGACGCGCTCGCAGCACGACGGAGGCCGGGAGGCCCGGACGGCCCTCGCGGGCAGTCGGTCCTTCCGGCCTCCGGGATGCAGGCGGGCGGCGGGCGGTCAGTCGCGCGAGGTCGAGAACGCCGCGTCGAAGGCGTCGGCCGGCGGCGTGATCGCGTTGAGCTTCCGCACGAAGGCCAGGGCCTCGGGGGCGCCGTCGAGGCGGTCCATGCCGGCGTCCTCCCACTCGACGCTGGTCGGGCCGGTGTAGCCGATCGCGTTGAGCGCGCGGAACACCGGCTCCCACGGGACGGCGCCGTGCCCGGTCGAGACGAAGGTCCACCCTCGGCGCGGGTTCGCCCACGGCAGGTGCGAGCCGAGGACGCCGTTGCGGCCGTCGAGGTTGGTGACCGACTCCTTCACGTGCACGTGGAAGATGTGGTCGGCGAAGTCGAGCACGAACGCGACGCTGTCGAGCTGCTGCCAGACGAAGTGCGACGGGTCGAAGTTGAAGCCGAACGAGGCGCGGTGGCCGATCGCCTCGAGGGTGCGCTTGGCGGTCCAGTAGTCGTAGGCGATCTCGCTCGGGTGCACCTCGAGCGCGTAGCGGACGCCGACCTCCTCGAAGACGTCGAGGATCGGGTTCCAGCGGTCGGCGAAGTCCTGGTAGCCGGCGGCGATCCACTCGTCGGAGGCGGGCGGGAACATGGCCACGCCCTTCCAGATCGACGAGCCGGAGAAGCCGTTGACCTGCGTCACGCCGAGCGCGGCGGCGAAGCGGGCGGTGTCCTTGAGGTCCTGGGCGGCGCGCTGCCGGACGCCCTCGGGGTCGCCGTCGCCCCAGACGCGGTCGCTGAGGATGTCGCGGTGGCGCTCGTCGATCGGGTCGTCGCAGACCGCCTGGCCGGTGAGGTGGTTCGAGATGGCGAAGACCTGGAGGCCGTTGCGCTCGAGGATGTCCTTGCGGCTCTGCACGTACTCCGCGTCGTCCCAGCGGGCGACGTCGATGTGGTCGCCCCAGCAGGCGATCTCGAGGCCGTCGTAGCCCCACTCCCCCGCGAGGCGGGCCACCTCCTCGAAGGGGAGGTCCGCCCACTGGCCGGTGAAGAGGGTGATCGGTCGCGTCATCGCGGATTCCTAACTCTCGACTCCCGCGCGCCGTCGCACCGGGAGAGGTAATTTGAGGGTCCACGCAACATATCAGGCACTCCCGCGAGCCCGAAAGGAACCGATCATCGCCCCGATCGACGGCGCACTGTCGCGCACGCCCACCCTCGTCACCGCCACTGCGGCCCCGACCTGGGAGGAGGGCCTGATCGTCGGCAGCGGCCGCGTCGGCGCCGTGGTGCACGGCCCGGCCGACGCGCTCACCGTCTCGCTGGCGCACGAGCGCTACTTCCTCCCCGTCAACGCGCGGCCCGCCGCCCCGGACCTCGCCCCGGTGCGGGACGAGCTGCGGAGTGCCCTGCTGGCCGGGGACGCCGACGCGGCGAGCGACCTGCTCGAGCGCGGGGCGCGGGCGAGCGGCTACGACGGCGGCCTGATATGGACCGATCCGCTCGGGCTGTGCGCGACGCTGTCGATCCGCACGGCCGGCGGGGTCGCGTCGAGCCGGCGCCTGCTCGACCCGCTGCTGGGCGAGGTCGCGGTCGAGTGGACCGACCTCGACGGCGGGCGGCACGCGGTGCGACTGATCGCTCCGCACGGGGGCGAGAGCGTCCGGCTGCGGGTGGAGGCGGAGCGCGACGGCGAGAGCACGGTCGAGCTCGGGCTGGGCGCCGGGGACGCGACCTCGTTCGACACGGGCGTGCCGGACGCGTCGGCCGTGGTCGAGGCGACGGTCGAGGGCGGTGCGGTCGGGCGACTGCTGGCCGTCGCCGGGACCGGGAGCGCCGAGACCGGGGGCGAGCGGATCCGCGCGACGGTCACCGCGGCGACCGGGGCGCCGTGGGACGTGGAGGGCGTCGTGACCCGCTCGACGGTGCCGGTCGCGGCCGGGGCGGGCGCGCTCCTCCGCGTCGATCTGTCGCTGGCGGGCGGCGAGCCGACGGGCCGGGAGCGTGCGGGCGGCGAGCCGACGAGCGGCGACGCCTCGTGGGCGGAGCTGCGCGAGGCCCAGCGCCACGGGCACGGCCGGCTGGTCGGCGCCTCCTCCCTCGATCTCGCCGGAGCCTCCTCCGCGGTGCTCACCGAGGACCTCTGGGAGGAGGCCCGCGCCGGCGACGAGGGCGCGCGCCGCCGCGTCGTCGAGCTCGCGTACCTCAGCGGCCGCGCGAACATCGTCGCGTCGACCGGCGAGCTGCCGCCGACGCTGCAGGGCGTCTGGCAGGGCACCTGGCGGCCGGCGTGGTCGGCCGACTACACGCTGAACGGCAACGTGCAGAACGGCGCGATGGCGGGGATGATCCCGACCGGCACGCCCGAGCTGGCGCTGTCGATCCTGGAGCTGGTGCTGCCGCACCTCGACGACTACCGCGACAACGCGCGCCTCGTCTACGGGGCCGAGGGGATGCTCCTTCCGTCGCGGATGTCGACCCACGGCCGCGCCGACCACTTCGCGGCGAGCTACCCGCACCTCTTCTGGACGGGCTGCGGCGGCTGGGTGCTGCGCCTGGCCGCCGACGCCGTCGCGGCCACGGGAGACCGCGGCATCGTCGACGACCGGCTGTGGGAGCTGGCCGAGGGCGTGCTGCGCTTCGCCGAGACCGGGACGACCGTGGTCGACGGGGTGCGCCGGATCGTCCCCTCCTACTCCCCCGAGAACACACCGGGTGGTGCGCGCTCGCCGATAGCGGTCGATGCGACGATCGACGTCGCCGTGCTGCGGGACGCCGCGCGGGCGACGGCGCTGCTCGGCCGGGCCCGCGGCGACGACTCGCTCGACGAGCGCTGGGCGCGGGTGGTGGCGGAGCTGCCGGAGTACCGGGTCGCCGAGGACGGCACGCTGGCGGAGTGGATCGACCCGCGGTTCGCGGAGGAGATCGCGCACCGGCACGCGTCGCAGCTGTACCCGCTCTGGTACGCGGGCGACGCTGCCTTCGAGGGCCCCGGCGCCTCCGCGGTGCGGCTGCGGGCCGCCGCGGCGGCGACGGTGGCGGCGAAGATCGCGTGGCGGGCCGAGGCGCCGACCGCTCCTCCCGGGCGGATGGAGATGGCGTTCGGGCTGGTGCAGGTGGGCGTCGCGGCGGCGGCGCTGGGTGACGGGGAGGCGGCGCTGACCTGCGCGGAGTGGCTCGCGGTCGAGCACTGGTCACCGACGCTGACGACCCGGCACGACGCGGGGCGGATCTTCAACCTCGACGCCAGCGGTGGACTGCCGGGGCTCGTGGCGGCGATGCTGCTCGGATCGGATGACGAGACGCTGACGGTGCTGCCGGCACTGCCGTCCGCGTGGGCGCGGGGTGCCGTGACGGGGCTGCGCGCACGCGGCGGGGTGGTCGTGGACCGGCTGGAGTGGTCGCCGGGACGGGCGTCGCTGTGGGCGCGGCGGGTGCCGAGCGCGGAGTGGCTGGCACCGGCGGGCGGGACGCGGGTGCGCACGCTGCGCGACGCAGTGCTGCGGGTCGACGGGCGCGAGGTGTCGGGCGGGCTGGAGCTCGGTGCCGAGGCGGTGCGCGTGGACGTGGAGTGGCGCGGCTGAGGGTCCTGCGGAGGGTACGGCTGCGGCACGCGGAACGGGCTCCGGTACGCCGACGAAGGCGGAGCAGCGCACCGGGTGTCGTCCCCGCTGGCCGCCGGACCCGCCGTGCGGCTGCGTCGACGCGGGAACGAGACGCGAGCCGGATGCGGTGGGTGGGGTCAGCTCCGCGAGTGCCCGTAGCGGTCGTAGACGCGGTTGCGGGCCGCCCGCTCGGCGGCGGGCAGGCGCTGCGCATCGGCGATCTCGTAGACGCCGAAGGTGTCGCGCAGGCGCGAGGCCGGGTCGACCTCGACGAAGGTGCACCAGGGCAGCCAGTGGTGGTGGCTGCGCAGGGTCTGGGTCGCGAAGTCGCCGCTCTCGTGGCCGAGGCCGGGCATCGCGTAGCCGATGCTGCCGTCGACGTCGGTCGACTGGCGGGTGTTGCGGTGCAGGAACTCGGCGAAATCGAGGTAGTGCTCGTCGCCCGTGATCAGGTGCAGTCGGTAGTAGCTGTACGAGCAGGCCGCCATGTAGACGTCGGCGCCGCCGCCGAGGGTGATGATGCTCTGTCCGCTGATCGAGTACCGGTTGAAGGGATGCGCCCAGGGCGCGCGGACCGGGAAGGACCACGCGTACGTCCAGGTCTCCGTGTAGTCGGCGGCGCGGACGGCGCCCTCCAGCCAGCGCGGCTCCTCCGTCAGGTCGTACAGCGCGAGGAAGCCGAACAGCCCGTAGATGCCCGCCTCCTTGTCCTGGATGTCGGCGTTGTCGCAGGTGCCGCCGCGGTACTCCAGGGTCCGGTGGATGTTCGCGAACGACCACTCGCCGGCGCGCACCGCGGACGCGCGGTAGCGCCCCTCCCCCGTCACGAGGTGCAGCTGCACGAGGAAGCGGATCACGCTCGGGGTGTTCGAGCGCGAGTCCATCCGCACCGAGCCATCGGCGTTGTAGGCGCGGTGGAAGCTGCCGTCGGCGTCCTGCACCTCGAGCAGCCAGTCGGCGGTCCGCCGGCAGAACTCGAGCCAGAGCGGGCGCTCGTCGCCGAGGTCGCGCAGGTGCAGGTAGGCGTCGAGGATCGCCTCGACGCCGTCGGCGAGCATCCGCAGGTAGTGCGGGTACGGCTCGAAGCCGCCGAGCGAGGGGTTGAAGCACATCCGCGGCGGGCCCGACTCGGGCAGCGCGGTCCGCGCCCAGAAGTCGACGATGCCGACGCCCTGCTCGAACGCCTCCGGCACGCCCTCGCGGTCGCCGTAGCGCAGCAGCTGGTAGCCGATGCCGGGCTGCTGCCCGACGAAGCCGAACTGGAAGGAGACGCTCGAGACGTCGAGGTCCGGCAGCTGGCAGGCGAACGGCAGGCCCCAGGAGTCGCCGTAGCGGCGGGTGAGGCGCTGGAGGATCGCCATGCCGTGGTGGAAGTGCCGCTCGTTGTCGACCTCGAACAGGTCGTCGCGGAGCCGGGCGTAGGTGCTGCGCCAGGTGGCGCGCATCATCGTCGCGAAGTCGTCGTACCGGCCGAGGTCGACCGCGACGGCGTAGCGCTGGCGGAAGCCGACCTCGACCGGGTGGTTCACCCGCTGCAGGGCCTTCGGGGCGGCGTCGTAGTCGAGGCCGGAGTAGGGGTTGTCGATCGGGCGCTCGCCGTCGGCGCCCGGGTGGACGTAGTCGATCGACAGGCCCACGGGCGGCACGTCGAGCGGGGTCCGCACGCCGAAGCCGTAGTAGAGGTAGTTCAGCGTCGTGCCCTGCGGGCGGCTCAGGCCGATCGAGCCGACGGTGCACTCCGGGTCGGTGAAGTTCTCCGAGCGGACCACGTCCAGGCGCGGCAGCGTCGCGTCGGCCGCCCAGCGCGAGAGCGCCACGGTCTCGCCGGTCGCGAGGCTCTGCGCGGCGAACAGCGGCAGCGCGTAGTGCGTCTCGGTGCGCCAGAAGTACTCGCTGCCGGGGTCGCGGCCCATCGCGTCGGCGGGCCCGAAGGCGTTGTCGCGGTACCAGGCGCCGGGGGCGAAGCACTCGTAGTCGCGGAGGTCGTCGGACCCGGTCAGCCCGAGCGAGACGGCGGTGGAGAAGCCGAGGTCGCCGCCGGCCGCCAGCACCTCGACGTCACGGTGCACGGAGAAGCCGTCGCCCGCGACGCGCCAGACGTCGGTGACGGCGAAGGCCGACCCGGAGCGGACGGTGATCGTCCCGCTCGCGGTGATCGCCCCCTCCGACAGCGAGACGTCGTCGTAGGGCGCTCCGGAGTACTCGCTGATCGCGGCGACGGTCTTGACCGTGACGCGCAGCGGCCGGTCGTTCGCGTAGAGGACGCGCTCGCCCGCGAGCACCTCGAGGCCGCCCGCCTCGAGGCGGAGGGTGTAGTCGCCGGAGCGCAGTTCCACAGTGGTTCCTTCCCGGAGGGTCATCTCAGCTCTTCTCGTCGTGCTCGCGGGGGCCGGCCGATCGGGCGGCCTCCGCCGGCTCGTCCTCGAGCCGCTGCGCCCCCGGATCGAAGCGCCGCGAGCCCGGCCGGAACAGCAGCGCCACGCCGCCCTCGACCAGCCCCGCGAGCAGCAGCAGGATCGCGAACGGGATCAGCGAGATCTCGGCCCACGCGCCCATCACCGGCATCACCAGTCCGGCCGCTGTGAAGCTGACCGTGCCGAGGATCGCCGTGACGCTGCCCGCCTCGCTCGACGGGCCCTGCAGCGAGAGGTACTGCACCGGGGCGAAGCCGAGCGAGCGGCCGGCCAGCGCGAACGTCAGCGCGCCGACGACGACGAGCAGCGGCGGCGTGCCGGTGAGCGCGAGCACCGCGACCACGACGGCGCCGAGCGCCGTGACGATCGCCGAGGCGGACATCGCGAACCGGGGTCCGAACCGGGGCACGATCACCCGTCCCGTCGTCTGCCCGACCGCGATCGTCACGAGCGAGGTGACCAGGAACAGCAGCCCGTACAGGTCGGGCCCGACCGCGTAGACGTTCGTGTAGAGGAAGGGAGCGGTCGCGAGATACGCGAAGCCGACCGACCAGCCCGCGGCCGAGGCGGCGGCGAGCGCCAGCACGCGCGGCCGGCGGAGCATCCCGAAGGAGTTGCGCAGC
This window harbors:
- a CDS encoding glycoside hydrolase family 95-like protein: MRVHATYQALPRARKEPIIAPIDGALSRTPTLVTATAAPTWEEGLIVGSGRVGAVVHGPADALTVSLAHERYFLPVNARPAAPDLAPVRDELRSALLAGDADAASDLLERGARASGYDGGLIWTDPLGLCATLSIRTAGGVASSRRLLDPLLGEVAVEWTDLDGGRHAVRLIAPHGGESVRLRVEAERDGESTVELGLGAGDATSFDTGVPDASAVVEATVEGGAVGRLLAVAGTGSAETGGERIRATVTAATGAPWDVEGVVTRSTVPVAAGAGALLRVDLSLAGGEPTGRERAGGEPTSGDASWAELREAQRHGHGRLVGASSLDLAGASSAVLTEDLWEEARAGDEGARRRVVELAYLSGRANIVASTGELPPTLQGVWQGTWRPAWSADYTLNGNVQNGAMAGMIPTGTPELALSILELVLPHLDDYRDNARLVYGAEGMLLPSRMSTHGRADHFAASYPHLFWTGCGGWVLRLAADAVAATGDRGIVDDRLWELAEGVLRFAETGTTVVDGVRRIVPSYSPENTPGGARSPIAVDATIDVAVLRDAARATALLGRARGDDSLDERWARVVAELPEYRVAEDGTLAEWIDPRFAEEIAHRHASQLYPLWYAGDAAFEGPGASAVRLRAAAAATVAAKIAWRAEAPTAPPGRMEMAFGLVQVGVAAAALGDGEAALTCAEWLAVEHWSPTLTTRHDAGRIFNLDASGGLPGLVAAMLLGSDDETLTVLPALPSAWARGAVTGLRARGGVVVDRLEWSPGRASLWARRVPSAEWLAPAGGTRVRTLRDAVLRVDGREVSGGLELGAEAVRVDVEWRG
- a CDS encoding multidrug effflux MFS transporter — translated: MTASTASPAVQAMPRGRLLLPIFAMLVGFGPLTIDLVLPFLPTLQDDLGVSVATAQLVVTGATFGFAAGQLISGPLSDAVGRKWPLGVSAALHIAASLVAAMTSDTAVLLSARFVQGAACTAAGVVVTAIVRDLYSGKRLVTMLANLAVIVSVFPILVPSVGAQLTKVIDWRGSFLAVAAWGALATVIALLVLPETLPRERRHQGGLGPSLRNSFGMLRRPRVLALAAASAAGWSVGFAYLATAPFLYTNVYAVGPDLYGLLFLVTSLVTIAVGQTTGRVIVPRFGPRFAMSASAIVTALGAVVVAVLALTGTPPLLVVVGALTFALAGRSLGFAPVQYLSLQGPSSEAGSVTAILGTVSFTAAGLVMPVMGAWAEISLIPFAILLLLAGLVEGGVALLFRPGSRRFDPGAQRLEDEPAEAARSAGPREHDEKS
- a CDS encoding sugar phosphate isomerase/epimerase family protein; this encodes MTRPITLFTGQWADLPFEEVARLAGEWGYDGLEIACWGDHIDVARWDDAEYVQSRKDILERNGLQVFAISNHLTGQAVCDDPIDERHRDILSDRVWGDGDPEGVRQRAAQDLKDTARFAAALGVTQVNGFSGSSIWKGVAMFPPASDEWIAAGYQDFADRWNPILDVFEEVGVRYALEVHPSEIAYDYWTAKRTLEAIGHRASFGFNFDPSHFVWQQLDSVAFVLDFADHIFHVHVKESVTNLDGRNGVLGSHLPWANPRRGWTFVSTGHGAVPWEPVFRALNAIGYTGPTSVEWEDAGMDRLDGAPEALAFVRKLNAITPPADAFDAAFSTSRD